One region of Alosa sapidissima isolate fAloSap1 chromosome 1, fAloSap1.pri, whole genome shotgun sequence genomic DNA includes:
- the LOC121720177 gene encoding uncharacterized protein LOC121720177, with protein MAPPSKRSRAAKKRQADLRSTEVPCKRSPVAQVDLVSCDEVGRPRKKAHTQSSDAIQSSDCQLQCQLQCQLQCQLQSSDAIQANSTNSQTNSTNSLNMCHDNNATDCCSLNESVDFPERSVLMGSFHQGDSRFGNVRNKQCGAISLTAVLKSKMKNVWSWETGDLDDVLIKGTVLYRSMSAQGKIRDQGRGYIAVSELPRQYEVWNCDFSINFADSYTGFIQVDDYDDALRDVAMPFDEVSRGPEYVCSVCHRLLFRKQVVECKRHYYESKGAEVAALANRCITLQYLHVCDDECEQKCHLSDSPLSKLWICHTCHRKILGGKLPEESVTNNMHLDDIPPELKCLNSLEQHLIARHIPFMKLLCLPRGRQRACHGPCVSVPVNNTNVTNILPRNECDDKMIRVKLKRKLTYKGHYEYMYVHTDRVRNALRYLMANNKWYGDVTMNDEWVNSLNGTDQHEESTKQETPANSDDDNVPEEQAEEDVTYIKDQNGLLSDTSLQPVDLGSEIIDQNFQDILNVAPGEGNSPVRLLSDKTNEAKCFPVLFPSGGPTFHDERESKITLSRYLNTRILNADGRFAQNTDFIFYAQYISEVHQVVSGVSVALRKGGGNSPLKDASPDMLLNSDSLGKILRNDEGYKFLRGIRGTPPYWMSVQKDLFAMIRQLSIPTFFASFSSADLRWPEMLNSILRIEGKQTSVDDLDWSDKCGLIRQNPVTAARMFDHRWHCFLRDVIMSPAEPIGKIKDYFYRVEFQQRGSPHVHCLFWVENAPKIDKESDDEVAQFIDTYITCEIPPETDAELYEVVSSVQRHSTRHSKTCRKKNTVCRFNFPRPPSSCTFITRGGNCEDLNGNDDNTSASAIIKNVKTALTMPDMDFDTADAFFESLGIDQDLFEKAYNICSKKKSIVLKRSPGDIWVNQYNKDLLRAWQGNMDIQYVTDAFSVVVYILSYITKAEQEMGLLLQRAQDESMNGNLDAKAAFKQLGSVYLHNREVSAQEAVYRLTHMHLKECSRDVQFIPVGDNPVRMSLPLHLLQSKAQFQQCNDESSIWMTNVVERYKSRPQNAQFEDLCLASFCSEYRVLPKSQVPAERDSHDIVQLNNNCGFVKRRTRTEPAVVRYPRFSPTKNPEKYFHSLLQLFLPYYEDCHLKPPQFDTYEDFYKNGAVKCGVDVQRVQSIVDTNKALFEKESDEIDRAKQLLEDKIDLEDAWAQICPETERERLRCLNLMKKKVVDDEGDDDDKLIPDLTANPQTTCTLETNHVSMPRQDALHLLRSLNEEQSAIFYAVRKWCLQKLFGQNPEPLRLFITGGAGTGKSHLIKAIHYESTRLLSQIAENPEDLTVLLTAPTGVAAYNIGAATIHNTFSIGANVKLPYQPLGDEKVNSLRTKMGSLQILIIDEVSMVDHRLLAYIHGRLRQIKQTGDYSLFAKVSLICVGDFFQLKPVKGTPLFAENKGANLWDNNFEVAELTKVVRQENAAFAEMLNRLRVRKKNEPLTDCDVLTLRQRETGEESTDIHVYATNAEVDEYNVKRLQETCPDAISIRAQDFVRNPKTGRMERKFGFHTKVFNSCLPKCVSLGVGARVMLKKNIDVSDGLVNGACGTVVEIIQSQQDDDMPAAIHVDFEDPNVGKIQRSKAKRVSERSTIVEVQEEQVANNGGVRRQLPISLA; from the exons atGGCGCCTCCTAGCAAGCGGTCCAGGGCGGCCAAGAAGAGACAGGCTGACTTGAGGTCCACTGAG GTGCCGTGCAAGAGGTCCCCGGTGGCGCAGGTTGACTTGGTCTCCTGTGACGAGGTTgggcgtcctcgtaaaaaagccCACACACAGTCTTCGGACGCTATACAGTCTTCGGACTGCCAGTTACAATGCCAGTTACAATGCCAGTTACAATGCCAGTTACAGTCTTCGGACGCAATACAAGCAAACTCTACCAACTCTCAAACAAACTCTACCAACTCTCTGAATATGTGCCATGACAATAATGCTACTGATTGTTGTTCTTTGAATGAATCTGTTGACTTCCCAGAGAGATCTGTGCTGATGGGGTCTTTTCATCAAGGCGATTCACGGTTTGGAAATGTGCGCAACAAGCAGTGTGGTGCCATCAGTTTGACTGCTGTTTTGAAGTCCAAGATGAAGAACGTGTGGAGCTGGGAAACTGGAGATCTTGATGATGTTTTGATTAAGGGAACTGTTCTTTACAGGTCAATGAGTGCACAGGGTAAAATAAGAGACCAAGGAAGGGGTTACATTGCTGTGTCTGAATTGCCTAGACAATATGAAGTGTGGAATTGTGATTTCTCAATAAACTTTGCTGATTCTTACACTGGATTTATTCAGGTTGATGACTATGACGATGCTTTACGTGATGTTGCCATGCCTTTTGAT GAGGTCAGCCGTGGTCCTGAATATGTATGCTCAGTCTGTCATCGTTTACTCTTCAGGAAGCAGGTGGTTGAGTGTAAAAGACATTACTATGAAAGCAAAGGAGCAGAAGTGGCTGCATTGGCTAATAGATGCATAACATTGCaatatttacatgtgtgtgatgatgaatgTGAACAGAAATGTCATTTGTCTGATAGTCCATTAAGCAAATTATGGATTTGCCATACATGTCATCGTAAAATACTTGGAGGAAAACTTCCCGAAGAGAGTGTCACAAACAACATGCATTTGGATGATATTCCACCGGAACTTAAATGTCTGAACTCTTTGGAACAACATCTCATTGCACGTCACATTCCCTTCATGAAGCTGTTGTGTTTGCCTCGAGGCCGCCAGAGAGCTTGCCATGGTCCTTGCGTCTCTGTTCCTGTTAATAACACAAATGTGACAAATATACTCCCAAGAAATGAATGTGATGACAAGATGATAAGAGTGAAACTGAAACGCAAGTTGACATATAAAGGTCATTACGAGTACATGTATGTCCACACTGATCGTGTCAGAAATGCACTGAGGTAtttgatggcaaacaataaatgGTATGGTGATGTGACTATGAATGACGAATGGGTAAActctctgaatggcactgaccaGCATGAGGAAAGCACCAAACAGGAAACACCTGCTAACAGTGATGATGACAATGTTCCTGAAGAGCAAGCAGAGGAAGATGTGACTTATATCAAAGACCAGAATGGGCttttgtcagatacatcatTACAACCTGTCGATCTGGGTTCAGAGATCATTGATCAGAATTTTCAGGACATACTTAATGTGGCACCAGGTGAAGGTAACAGTCCAGTGAGGCTGCTGTCCGATAAAACCAACGAGGCAAAATGTTTCCCTGTTTTGTTTCCATCTGGTGGACCTACATTCCATGATGAAAGAGAGTCCAAAATAACTCTGTCTCGGTACCTGAATACACGCATTCTGAATGCAGATGGGCGTTTTGCACAGAACACAGACTTCATTTTTTACGCACAATACATATCAGAGGTGCATCAAGTTGTATCTGGTGTATCAGTGGCGTTACGCAAAGGTGGCGGCAACTCCCCTCTGAAAGACGCATCACCAGACATGTTGTTGAACTCAGACTCCTTGGGTAAAATATTGCGCAATGACGAAGGATACAAGTTCTTACGAGGAATTCGTGGCACACCTCCATACTGGATGTCAGTTCAGAAAGATTTATTTGCCATGATAAGACAACTCTCCATACCCACATTCTTTGCATCTTTTAGCTCTGCAGATTTGAGATGGCCTGAAATGCTGAACTCTATTCTAAGAATAGAAGGTAAACAAACGTCTGTTGACGATCTTGACTGGTCTGACAAATGTGGACTCATACGCCAAAACCCTGTGACAGCGGCAAGAATGTTTGATCACCGATGGCATTGCTTTCTCCGTGATGTAATCATGTCGCCAGCAGAACCCATAGGGAAAATAAAGGACTACTTTTATCGTGTTGAATTTCAACAACGTGGTTCTCCTCATGTCCACTGTCTTTTTTGGGTTGAAAATGCTCCCAAGATTGATAAAgagagtgatgatgaagtggcacagttcatagatacatacatcacCTGTGAAATTCCACCAGAAACAGATGCAGAGCTTTATGAGGTTGTGAGCAGCGTACAGAGGCACAGCACAAGACACTCTAAGACTTGCCGCAAGAAAAACACAGTGTGCAGGTTCAACTTCCCACGGCCACCATCAAGCTGTACTTTCATCACAAGAGGCGGTAACTGTGAGGACTTGAATGGCAATGATGACAATACAAGTGCGAGTGCAATAATAAAGAATGTTAAAACTGCGTTGACCATGCCTGACATGGATTTTGATACAGCCGATGCATTTTTTGAGTCTCTTGGGATAGATCAAGATTTGTTTGAAAAGGCGTACAACATATGTTCCAAAAAGAAAAGCATTGTCCTGAAACGAAGTCCTGGAGACATTTGGGTGAACCAGTacaacaaagacttactccGTGCTTGGCAAGGCAATATGGATATCCAGTATGTCACAGATGCCTTTTCAGTTGTGGTCTACATACTGTCGTACATCACAAAAGCAGAACAAGAAATGGGTTTGCTCTTACAACGTGCCCAAGACGAGTCAATGAATGGCAACCTTGATGCAAAAGCAGCATTCAAACAGCTTGGAAGTGTATACCTACACAACAGAGAAGTTTCAGCCCAAGAGGCAGTTTATCgattaacacacatgcacttgaaaGAATGCTCTCGCGACGTACAGTTCATTCCAGTTGGTGATAATCCTGTTAGGATGAGTTTACCTCTGCATTTACTCCAAAGTAAAGCCCAATTCCAACAGTGTAATGATGAAAGCAGCATTTGGATGACCAATGTGGTTGAGAGGTATAAGAGCAGACCCCAGAATGcacaatttgaggatttatgcctGGCCAGTTTTTGTTCTGAATACAGAGTTCTACCAAAGTCACAGGTTCCGGCTGAAAGAGATTCACATGACATTGTACAGCTCAACAACAACTGTGGCTTTGTGAAACGAAGGACCCGAACTGAACCTGCTGTCGTGAGGTATCCCAGATTTTCTCCCACAAAAAACCCCGAAAAGTACTTCCATTCATTGCTGCAACTGTTTTTGCCTTACTATGAAGACTGTCACCTCAAACCGCCCCAGTTTGATACATATGAGGATTTCTATAAAAATGGTGCAGTGAAATGTGGTGTTGATGTTCAAAGAGTGCAGTCGATTGTGGATACCAACAAAGctttatttgaaaaagaaagtgatGAGATTGATAGAGCTAAACAGTTGCTGGAAGACAAAATTGATCTAGAAGATGCCTGGGCTCAGATATGTCCTGAAACAGAAAGGGAACGTCTTCGTTGTTTGAATctgatgaaaaaaaaggttgtagatgatgaaggtgatgatgatgacaaactCATTCCTGACCTGACAGCAAACCCACAGACTACATGCACTTTGGAAACAAATCATGTGTCAATGCCCAGACAAGATGCATTACATTTATTGCGATCATTAAATGAAGAACAGTCTGCCATATTCTATGCTGTTCGTAAGTGGTGTTTGCAGAAactgtttggacaaaatcctgaaccattGCGATTATTCATTACTGGTGGAGCAGGAACAGGGAAAAGCCATTTAATCAAAGCGATACATTACGAATCTACCAGGCTGTTGTCACAGATTGCTGAAAATCCTGAGGATCTCACTGTGCTTCTAACAGCACCTACAGGAGTGGCTGCATATAACATTGGTGCTGCAACAATTCACAATACATTCTCCATTGGTGCAAATGTCAAACTGCCATATCAACCACTAGGTGATGAGAAAGTCAATTCTTTGCGAACCAAAATGGGCAGCTTGCAAATTCTGATCATTGATGAAGTGTCCATGGTCGACCACCGTCTTTTGGCCTACATTCATGGTAGACTGCGTCAAATTAAGCAGACTGGTGATTATTCCTTGTTTGCCAAAGTTTCCCTGATTTGTGTGGGTGATTTTTTTCAACTCAAGCCCGTGAAAGGCACGCCTCTTTTTGCTGAAAACAAAGGAGCCAACCTGTGGGACAACAACTTTGAGGTTGCAGAACTGACTAAAGTTGTTAGACAAGAAAATGCAGCATTTGCGGAAATGCTTAATCGTCTCAGAGTCCGTAAAAAGAACGAACCTCTCACCGACTGTGATGTTCTCACACTGAGGCAGCGTGAAACTGGTGAGGAATCTACAGACATTCATGTGTATGCTACAAATGCAGAGGTTGATGAATATAACGTGAAGAGACTGCAAGAGACCTGCCCAGACGCAATCAGCATACGTGCTCAAGACTTTGTCCGAAATCCCAAAACTGGAAGAATGGAACGGAAATTTGGCTTTCACACAAAAGTTTTCAACTCTTGCTTGCCTAAATGTGTTTCCTTGGGTGTTGGAGCAAGGGTCATGTTGAAGAAAAACATAGATGTGTCTGATGGCCTTGTCAATGGAGCATGTGGCACAGTCGTGGAAATCATTCAAAGTCAACAAGACGATGACATGCCTGCAGCTATCCATGTGGACTTTGAAGACCCTAATGTAGGAAAGATCCAGAGGTCAAAAGCAAAAAGGGTTTCTGAACGTTCAACGATAGTGGAAGTGCAAGAGGAACAAGTGGCTAATAATGGTGGAGTACGAAGGCAACTGCCGATTAGCCTGGCCTG A